From Fulvivirga lutea:
TGGCACATTGGTCTTTCAGTGGTAGCCACTGATGTTGGTGGCGGCTTTTCCATTGGACTTGGTGGTTTGGGTTTTGCCATGGGCTTATCTGGTTCCTGGATGCTTTTTACTGGTCTTATCGGTGCTTGGTTAGCAGCAGTATTTCTAATCCCTAAAGTTCATAAGCTATCTGGTGACGTGCAGCTACTTACCTTCCCGCAAATTTTTGCTCACTTTTATAATGCAAAAGTTGCACTCCTCGCAGGTATAATATCTGCCATTGGTTATATAGGATTCACAAGTTCACAAATTTTAGCAGGCGCAAAGTTAGCCTCAGCTTCTTTCGTAAATCTTGATCTAAATACAGCTCTATTAATCATGGGGGTTATTGCTATTGTGTATACTGTTATGGGCGGTATTAAAGCCGTAATTTATACCGATACAATCCAATGGATTATTCTAATGGGAGGTTTAATCTTCATTGGTATTCCAATCGGTTACATGGAAATAGGTGGCTATGAGGCCATAAAAGCAACAGTAGCACCGGAATTTCTTCGGTTCAACAATGTAGAATGGCAAACTTTGGTAAACTGGGCGATAACTATAATCCCAATCTGGTTTGTGGGTATGACACTTTATCAACGAATTTACTCTTGCCGTGATGAAAAGACCGCTAAAAAAGCGTGGTTTATAGCTGGCCTGTTTGAATGGCCCATTATGGCATTAATGGGTGTAATGCTCGGCCTATTTGGAAGAGTAGCTGCCGACCAGGGAATGTTTGAAGTGCTTGGCTATGCGGATGTTAGCAATTTAGACCCTGAGCTTGGTCTGCCCTTACTCTTACGTAGTATTTTACCTGTTGGCCTTTTAGGTTTAATGATGTCAGCTTATTTTTCTGCAATCATGTCAACAGCAGATAGCTGTTTAATGGCTGCTTCAGGTAACTTACTCACTGATGTATTAGGCCGATGGTTGTACACTGGAAAAGAAACCAAAGTAATTATGAAGTATGGCCAATGGCTAACACTGGCTATTGGTATTTTAGCTCTGATCCTGGCACTTTATATGACAGATGTGCTCGAATTAATGCTATATTCCTATGCATTTATGGTTTCAGGACTGTTTGTGCCAATACTCGCAGCACTTTACTATCCGAAAGGGAGTTCGCAGGCTGCTTTTCTTGCGATGCTCATTGGTGGTACCACAACGCTAACACTGATTTTATTAGGTGTGAATCTTCCGCTGGGGCTCGATGCGAACATCTATGGAATTATGGCATCGCTGTTCACGTTTATAATAACAGATAAAATTGTAAAACTTAATAAAACATAATATGAACGATACTCAGATTTCAATAGACTACAATATATTACGACCTGCAGAAACAGTAGGTATGATCGAAAGAGACGCAGTAGCTTCATTCCTTCATACTCATTTAGATGAATTTGGTGATGAAAAAGCTGATATTGCAAAGGCAATAGATTATGCGCTCAATGCTGGTGTAACACCGGGAGGTTTTGTGGTTACTGCCAAAGACAATGGAAAAATTGTTGGTGCAGTAGTAATGAATAAAACCGGTATGAAAGGCTATATTCCAGAGTACATTTTAGTATACATTGCCATGCATAGAGATTATCGAGGTCATGGAATTGGTAAAAAGCTTATGCAACAGGCTATTAAAAATGCTGATGGTGATATCGCATTACATGTTGAGCCTAACAACCCTGCCAAGTTTCTTTACGAGAAGCTAGGGTTTACTAACAAATACCTTGAAATGAGATTAAAAAAATAATCTGACTGATCTTGGAAGAACTTATAGCTCTGCGAAAAGAGCTTCATCGTTATCCGGAAGTATCGCACAAAGAGTCTAATACAGCTCTTGTCATTCGTGATTTTATTAAGAAGTATAACCCCGATCAGGTGATAGAAAATATCGGGGGTAGCGGTATTGTGTTCGTTTTTAAAGGGCAAGAACAGGGTTTGAATATTGCATTCAGAGCTGAATTAGACGCATTACCTATCCAGGAAATCAATGAGTTTAAGTATAAATCAGTTAACGAAGGGGTAGGTCACAAGTGTGGCCATGATGGGCATATGACCATGGTAGCAGGACTGGCAGAATACCTGAAAAACAACAGACCCAAAAAAGGTGCTGTTTTACTTCTATTTCAACCGGCCGAGGAAACTGGTGAAGGTGCAGAACTAATGTTCAACGATTCAAAATTTAGTACATTAAACATAGATTACATCTTTGCGCTGCATAATTTACCCGGAATACCCAAAGGAACGATAGTTTCTAAAAATGGAGTTTTTGCCTCTGCATCTAAAGGCTTGGTGGTTAATCTCCATGGTAAAACTTCTCATGCTGCTGAACCTGAAAATGGCGTGAGTCCTGCAATGGCCATATCAGAAATTATTGAAGCATGGAATAAACTGAATGATAAAGAATTGGGACTCGATGATTTTGCGATTACAACAGTCGTTCATGCAAAACTAGGTAGTCCATCTTTTGGAATTACTCCTGGTGAAGGAGTGGTAATGGCTACTCTTAGAGCATATAAAGACGAGCATTTGAGTATCTTGGAGGATAAAGCCAAACTGATGGCCGTTCAAATTTCGGAAAAGTATAGATTGAAGTATTCATTTGAAGAAAAAGAAGAATTTAAATCCACAATCAATGCTGATGATTGCCATGAGCATATTGCCGAAGCGGCTAATGCTTTGGGATTCAATTATATGGAGGCAGATAATCCATTCAGGTGGAGTGAAGATTTTGGTGTGTTTACTCAGAATATGAAAGGTGCTATGTTTGGTTTAGGGGCAGGAGAGAGCACACCTGATTTGCACAATCCTGATTATGATTTTCCAGATGATCTTATTCCAATTGGAGTAAATATGTATAAACAAATAATTAATCAATTATTGAATAAATGATTGAAGGACCATCATCATTATTTCTTAGTTTCTCAGCACTGCAGAATAATATCAATTTTGTTCGTTCGCGAGTTGGTAAAAAAGTAATCATCTCTTCCGTAGTGAAAGGCAATGCCTATGGGCATGGTATTAAAGAGTTTGTTCAGTTGGCACTTAAATGTGGTATAAAGCATTTCTCAGTCTTTAGCTCTGATGAGGCCTATGAAGTTGTTGATGCAACCAATGGCGAAGCACAGATAATGATTATGGGAGAAATACCTCATGAGCATTTGGAGTGGGCAATTTCAAACAATGTTGAGTTTTTCGTTTTCGAATGCACAAGGGTTACGGAAGCCATTAATGAAGCTAAGAGGCTAAAATCAGTGGCGAAGATTCATATTGAAGTAGA
This genomic window contains:
- a CDS encoding sodium:solute symporter family protein, translated to MHIIDLTIFIVYMIIMLGVGFFFLKKNKSTDDYYVGGRNMGSWHIGLSVVATDVGGGFSIGLGGLGFAMGLSGSWMLFTGLIGAWLAAVFLIPKVHKLSGDVQLLTFPQIFAHFYNAKVALLAGIISAIGYIGFTSSQILAGAKLASASFVNLDLNTALLIMGVIAIVYTVMGGIKAVIYTDTIQWIILMGGLIFIGIPIGYMEIGGYEAIKATVAPEFLRFNNVEWQTLVNWAITIIPIWFVGMTLYQRIYSCRDEKTAKKAWFIAGLFEWPIMALMGVMLGLFGRVAADQGMFEVLGYADVSNLDPELGLPLLLRSILPVGLLGLMMSAYFSAIMSTADSCLMAASGNLLTDVLGRWLYTGKETKVIMKYGQWLTLAIGILALILALYMTDVLELMLYSYAFMVSGLFVPILAALYYPKGSSQAAFLAMLIGGTTTLTLILLGVNLPLGLDANIYGIMASLFTFIITDKIVKLNKT
- a CDS encoding GNAT family N-acetyltransferase, encoding MIERDAVASFLHTHLDEFGDEKADIAKAIDYALNAGVTPGGFVVTAKDNGKIVGAVVMNKTGMKGYIPEYILVYIAMHRDYRGHGIGKKLMQQAIKNADGDIALHVEPNNPAKFLYEKLGFTNKYLEMRLKK
- a CDS encoding amidohydrolase — its product is MEELIALRKELHRYPEVSHKESNTALVIRDFIKKYNPDQVIENIGGSGIVFVFKGQEQGLNIAFRAELDALPIQEINEFKYKSVNEGVGHKCGHDGHMTMVAGLAEYLKNNRPKKGAVLLLFQPAEETGEGAELMFNDSKFSTLNIDYIFALHNLPGIPKGTIVSKNGVFASASKGLVVNLHGKTSHAAEPENGVSPAMAISEIIEAWNKLNDKELGLDDFAITTVVHAKLGSPSFGITPGEGVVMATLRAYKDEHLSILEDKAKLMAVQISEKYRLKYSFEEKEEFKSTINADDCHEHIAEAANALGFNYMEADNPFRWSEDFGVFTQNMKGAMFGLGAGESTPDLHNPDYDFPDDLIPIGVNMYKQIINQLLNK